CGGCGCCAGCCTCAAAACAAAAAACCCTGCCGCCTTTCGGTGACAGGGTTTTTTATCGTCCGGCCTGACCGACCGGCAAACGTCAGTTGCTGCCGTTCGCCGAATCGTCGCCGATCGTCGCGCGCACGCGGCGCAGGTCTTCGGGCTTCATCGGGAATTCCGATTCGATCCGGCGCGCACCGGTGAAACGCTTTTCCCAGTAGCCGCTGTCGAGATCGTCGACGCGGACGGTGCTGCCCGTCGACGGCGAGTGCACGAACTTGTTGTCGCCGATATAGATGCCGACGTGCGAGAACGTGCGGCGCATCGTGTTGAAGAACACGAGATCGCCCGGCTTCAGGTTGCTCATGCTCACCTTCTCGCCGACGCGGCTCATTTCTTCCGCGCGACGCGGCAGCGACATGCCGAGGGTGTCCTGGAACACGTAGCGCACGAAGCCGCTGCAGTCGAGGCCCGAATCCGGCGAGTTGCCGCCCCAGCGATACCGAACGCCGATCATGTTCAGCGCGCCGACGACCACGTCGCCCGCCTTGCCCGCCATGCCGGCAAGGAACGACTTCGCGCCGCCGCTCGACGACTGCGCGTTGGTCTGCTGGAGGGAGGAACCCGACCCGATCTGAGTCGAATTGGTGACATTCTGGTTAAAACTGCTGACTTCGTCGGCGAACGCGCCGGGTGCTGCTGCGAACAGGGCGCCGATGAACAGCCCGGCGATGGTGCGCGCGCATGCCTGGGTCAGGGATCGATGCTGCATTGGTCGA
This DNA window, taken from Burkholderia cenocepacia, encodes the following:
- a CDS encoding C40 family peptidase; the protein is MQHRSLTQACARTIAGLFIGALFAAAPGAFADEVSSFNQNVTNSTQIGSGSSLQQTNAQSSSGGAKSFLAGMAGKAGDVVVGALNMIGVRYRWGGNSPDSGLDCSGFVRYVFQDTLGMSLPRRAEEMSRVGEKVSMSNLKPGDLVFFNTMRRTFSHVGIYIGDNKFVHSPSTGSTVRVDDLDSGYWEKRFTGARRIESEFPMKPEDLRRVRATIGDDSANGSN